The Ranitomeya imitator isolate aRanImi1 chromosome 6, aRanImi1.pri, whole genome shotgun sequence genome window below encodes:
- the LOC138642844 gene encoding uncharacterized protein, translating to MPNCIVNECGSGTGRQGQSRDIILHPFPKDVKAITQWLLQTGQVFSNVDLLSQNILDGNKNDKYRLCSKHFTSDCYIHNVSGRTLRPNALPSIFPPLEEVQFVIQENLTIGKRSRRKRQRQTAESSSSVSTDTRSFNIECSDASEKQSCSIATQTDFTLENSSVFYNQVLGCEGNNVDEVIADVETSGKGEEQPLFSTPNFETELQSPLKKRHQVENSNVKKSLMLEKQFLQGIRTLSPLPYSADISSDENPKNTIREDSEYIPDLQSAVESDLFGFASLSFQDQLPIQGEECVKTINETVTERKLIVFESCLDNLFKKVKCQEVNGCKHIIVSVRKIVEGSYMKVIGTCRLGHQSHIFESQPKIGNFAAGNILLASAILFSGLNFQKVQELLNILGVLSISEKTFYRYQSKFLFPAIDIAWKTEQENVTKEIIQKNIIVSGDGQCDSPGHSAKYCVYTVMDTISEKIIDFEVVQQTQCTSSVAMENYGFKICMDRLLNSGFKVKIFASDRHVSIRSKMRKDYSQINHQFDVWHYAKSVKKKLKAASQSKLSKEIIPWIDKIALHLWWSIKTCNDNVELLQEKWLSCLQHITNIHEWEGCNMYHQCSHGPLVEDAEDGEILWLKKETPPYINIKNIVTSRQLLQDLPHLVHNCHTGSLENFHSLVLKYRPKRIHFGIDSMEARTKLAALTHNYNVGRQIATVKVAKKNTEAVGTKRTKIVFPKGRSRWIVRDVFDKVSVEYLEELSVNVLRIAKGEISSPWISRTPCMPPNVSNKERPKKEDLKKKRIFRFKNI from the coding sequence ATGCCAAACTGCATCGTTAATGAGTGCGGTAGTGGGACTGGTAGACAGGGTCAGAGCCGTGATATAATTTTACACCCATTTCCAAAGGATGTTAAGGCAATTACGCAATGGCTTCTCCAAACTGGTCAAGTGTTTTCCAATGTTGATCTATTATCACAGAATATATTGGATGGAAACAAGAACGACAAATATCGTTTATGTTCTAAACACTTCACATCTGATTGCTACATTCACAATGTTAGTGGACGAACATTGCGTCCAAATGCTCTACCATCCATCTTCCCTCCTTTAGAAGAGGTACAATTTGTTATTCAAGAAAATTTGACTATCGGTAAACGTAGTCGTAGAAAAAGGCAACGGCAAACAGCAGAAAGTAGCAGCTCTGTTTCAACTGATACCCGTAGTTTTAACATAGAATGTTCGGATGCATCAGAAAAACAGTCCTGTAGTATTGCCACACAGACAGACTTCACACTGGAAAATTCTTCAGTATTCTACAATCAAGTATTGGGATGTGAAGGAAATAATGTTGATGAAGTAATAGCTGATGTAGAAACTTCTGGAAAGGGGGAAGAACAACCATTATTTTCCACGCCAAATTTTGAGACAGAGTTACAATCCCCATTAAAGAAAAGACATCAGGTGGAAAATTCAAATGTAAAGAAATCATTGATGTTAGAAAAGCAATTTTTACAAGGGATAAGAACACTATCACCTCTACCTTATAGTGCTGACATTTCTAGTGATGAAAATCCGAAAAATACTATTAGAGAAGATTCAGAATATATTCCAGATTTGCAAAGTGCTGTAGAATCAGATCTATTTGGTTTTGCATCTCTAAGCTTTCAAGATCAATTACCGATCCAAGGTGAGGAGTGTGTTAAAACCATAAATGAAACTGTGACTGAAAGGAAACTAATTGTTTTCGAATCCTGCTTAgataatttatttaaaaaagtGAAATGTCAAGAAGTTAACGGATGCAAACATATAATAGTAAGTGTCAGAAAAATAGTTGAGGGTAGTTACATGAAAGTTATTGGCACATGCCGACTGGGTCACCAAAGTCATATTTTTGAATCACAGCCAAAAATTGGAAATTTTGCAGCTGGAAACATATTGCTGGCTTCCGCCATTCTATTCAGCGGACTGAATTTTCAAAAAGTTCAGGAACTTTTAAACATTTTAGGAGTGTTGTCAATAAGCGAAAAAACTTTCTACAGGTACCAAAGCAAATTTTTATTCCCTGCTATTGACATTGCTTGGAAAACAGAACAAGAAAATGTTACAAAGGAAATAATTCAAAAAAACATCATAGTTTCCGGTGACGGACAATGTGACAGTCCTGGTCACAGTGCTAAATACTGTGTCTATACCGTCATGGACACCATATCTGAGAAAATAATAGACTTTGAGGTTGTGCAACAAACTCAATGCACATCGTCTGTTGCTATGGAAAATTATGGCTTCAAAATTTGTATGGATCGCCTACTCAATTCAGGATTTAAAGTCAAAATTTTTGCTTCTGATAGACACGTGAGCATAAGAAGCAAAATGCGTAAAGACTATTCTCAAATCAATCATCAATTTGATGTGTGGCATTATGCTAAATCGGTAAAGAAAAAACTAAAAGCTGCAAGTCAATCTAAGCTAAGCAAGGAGATAATTCCTTGGATAGACAAAATTGCATTACATCTCTGGTGGTCTATTAAAACCTGTAATGACAATGTTGAGTTGTTACAGGAAAAATGGTTGTCGTGCCTGCAGCACATAACAAACATACATGAGTGGGAAGGCTGCAACATGTACCACCAATGCAGTCATGGACCACTGGTAGAAGATGCAGAGGATGGTGAAATTCTGTGGCTAAAGAAAGAGACACCACCTTACATAAATATTAAGAACATTGTGACAAGCCGACAATTGTTGCAAGATTTGCCACACTTAGTGCACAATTGTCACACAGGATCTTTGGAAAATTTCCATAGCCTGGTTTTGAAATACCGACCCAAACGCATCCATTTTGGGATTGACTCAATGGAAGCACGGACAAAACTCGCTGCTCTAACACACAATTATAATGTTGGGAGACAAATTGCAACAGTAAAGGTTGCCAAAAAAAATACTGAAGCTGTGGGCACCAAACGGACAAAAATTGTGTTTCCGAAAGGAAGAAGTAGATGGATTGTACGTGATGTTTTTGATAAAGTATCGGTGGAATATTTAGAGGAACTCTCTGTAAATGTTCTGAGAATTGCAAAAGGAGAGATATCTTCTCCATGGATCTCCAGAACTCCTTGTATGCCCCCCAATGTCAGCAACAAAGAGCGTCCAAAAaaagaagatttaaaaaaaaaaagaattttccgATTTAAAAATATTTAG